One window of the Manihot esculenta cultivar AM560-2 chromosome 14, M.esculenta_v8, whole genome shotgun sequence genome contains the following:
- the LOC110599657 gene encoding uncharacterized protein LOC110599657 isoform X7 — translation MKEPPASRFRRKPTANASAAPSRMIKLICSFNGAFHFRPPSNKLRYIGGETRIVSVDRNIGLFKLLNKMSDLCPNLRSFSLKYQLPMSGRAGDPELDSETDVPLVSIASDEDVRCMIEEYDKLELYGKHARLWIFVCNDGDQSDVHYDNYNNGNSGFVKGNGEFWVDNPTNDALRGGAESCQAQFDGKAAKNPVKGVARFRYGDDSLRKIVLRQQLLGKQSEGIHNCGADSDHKYNHPFRDLAPETNASMPQGNLYQENMLGNRTGNANLRGSESSDRLVQYSGPRLLPLNPKDGNLHVETNSSTHCLSGKNFQVFGHGVGISNPLHSLRLKNMCDLPYAKQDSRILGQGAPSHLNRENIVPCAVVRALRTCNSQWGGNTYPAKSPFSTGGYQNGIRNNRCIMKESGNQRVYPYQVRSHRNFPAEMGNHRSTRLDGRLSAVKCYPGLRPNSTISKQGPSMRLYGSKQGGRTSMINSSLSKDNSSFSLSRGHGSAISQCGNSNAKDFSLPYHGEGVSVGNQSLLSPEAFATPSSCVEKTESQQDLLTGSPYEKNEVPYQSMYETITNELFTVDQQKVVNVSGLSNDLHHAIESAVECNTNLISTGRATNMFNNPKNGTPYFEVASSVDLLYNLSLSSSKGAETPACPSLASIAVSDSSLKPESNPLDIMGGQLSTGLEADKSNAVASNSTAPNAVSMEKDQEHEEDIQQDLLSGLSIDEKAETKEGTKCSKVIGGISSELAAFYTHLATRELQTIKNSDLEYIKELGSGAYGTVYYGKWKGSSVAIKRLKPSCFTGGSLKEDQLVADFWKEAHILGQLHHPNIVAFYGVVTDGPLNNLATVTEYMVNGSLKQVLRRKDRTIDRRKRIILAMDAAFGMEYLHEKNIVHFDLKSHNLLVNMKDPQRPVCKIGDLGLSKIKQRTLISGGVRGTIPWMAPELLHSKSNMVTEKRA, via the exons ATGAAAGAACCCCCAGCCTCTCGTTTCCGGCGGAAACCGACCGCCAATGCCTCCGCCGCACCATCAAGAATGATCAAGCTGATTTGCAGCTTCAATGGCGCTTTCCATTTTAGGCCACCCTCCAACAAACTCAGATACATTGGTGGCGAGACTCGTATCGTTTCCGTCGACCGGAATATCGGCCTTTTCAAGCTCCTTAACAAGATGTCCGATCTTTGCCCAAATTTGCGCTCTTTCTCGCTCAAGTACCAGCTCCCCATGTCCGGACGTGCGGGTGACCCGGAGTTAGATTCCGAAACGGATGTTCCTCTGGTCTCGATTGCCTCCGACGAAGATGTTAGGTGCATGATCGAGGAGTATGATAAGCTGGAGCTGTATGGTAAGCACGCTAGGCTGTGGATATTTGTGTGTAATGACGGTGATCAATCTGATGTTCATTACGACAACTACAATAACGGTAACAGTGGGTTTGTTAAGGGAAACGGCGAGTTTTGGGTCGATAATCCAACAAATGATGCTTTGAGAGGTGGGGCTGAGTCGTGTCAAGCACAGTTTGATGGTAAGGCGGCCAAGAATCCTGTGAAAGGTGTTGCCAGGTTCAGGTACGGTGATGATTCATTGAGAAAAATCGTTTTGAGGCAGCAATTACTCGGCAAACAATCGGAGGGAATTCACAATTGTGGTGCGGATAGTGATCATAAATATAATCACCCTTTTAGAGATTTAGCTCCTGAAACGAACGCTTCGATGCCACAAGGGAACCTGTATCAAGAGAACATGCTGGGTAACAGAACAGGGAATGCTAATTTGCGTGGAAGTGAGAGTAGTGATAGACTGGTGCAATATTCAGGCCCTCGCTTGCTTCCGTTGAACCCAAAGGATGGAAATTTGCACGTGGAAACGAATAGTTCCACGCATTGTTTGTCAGGGAAAAATTTTCAGGTCTTTGGTCATGGGGTGGGGATTTCGAATCCTTTGCATAGCTTGAGGTTGAAAAATATGTGTGATCTTCCTTATGCAAAGCAGGACTCACGGATCCTTGGGCAAGGGGCACCGAGTCATTTGAACAGGGAAAATATCGTGCCATGTGCTGTGGTTCGTGCTTTGCGGACTTGCAACAGTCAGTGGGGTGGGAACACCTATCCTGCCAAATCTCCCTTCTCTACCGGTGGTTATCAGAACGGAATCCGAAACAATCGGTGTATTATGAAAGAATCTGGAAATCAGCGGGTTTATCCATACCAGGTTCGGAGCCATAGGAATTTCCCAGCTGAGATGGGGAATCATCGAAGCACTAGATTGGACGGAAGGCTTTCAGCAGTGAAATGCTACCCTGGGCTAAGGCCAAATTCAACCATCTCAAAGCAGGGACCATCTATGAGATTATATGGCTCAAAGCAGGGAGGTAGAACGAGCATGATCAATTCAAGTTTAAGTAAGGATAACTCCTCCTTTAGCTTATCCAGAGGACATGGCTCCGCTATTTCACAGTGTGGAAATTCGAATGCCAAAGATTTTAGTTTACCTTATCATGGAGAAGGTGTTTCTGTTGGCAATCAATCTCTCTTGTCTCCTGAGGCTTTTGCGACACCATCATCATGTGTGGAGAAAACAGAGAGTCAACAAGATCTCTTGACTGGTTCACCATATGAAAAAAATGAAGTTCCATATCAGAGCATGTATGAGACCATTACAAATGAGCTATTCACAGTTGACCAGCAGAAGGTTGTTAACGTCTCTGGCTTATCAAACGATCTGCACCATGCCATTGAATCAGCTGTGGAATGCAATACCAATTTGATAAGTACAGGAAGGGCAACTAACATGTTCAACAATCCAAAGAATGGAACTCCTTATTTTGAAGTTGCTTCTTCGGTGGATCTTTTGTATAACTTGTCATTGTCATCATCCAAAGGGGCAGAAACTCCTGCCTGTCCTTCACTTGCCAGCATTGCTGTCAGTGATTCTTCATTGAAGCCCGAATCAAATCCTTTGGATATTATGGGTGGACAACTTAGCACAGGACTGGAAGCTGACAAATCAAATGCAGTGGCATCTAATTCCACTGCTCCTAATGCAGTTAGCATGGAAAAGGATCAGGAGCATGAAGAAGATATTCAACAGGACCTTCTGTCTGGTTTAAGCATCGATGAAAAG GCTGAGACTAAAGAAGGCACTAAATGCTCCAAGGTGATTGGTGGAATCTCTAGTGAATTGGCTGCATTTTATACTCATCTAGCTACTCGAGAGTTGCAG ACAATTAAAAATTCAGACCTGGAGTATATTAAAGAACTTGGTTCAGGCGCATATGGTACTGTCTACTATGGAAAATGGAAGGGTTCTAGTGTTGCCATCAAGAGGCTAAAACCAAGTTGCTTCACTGGAGGCTCATTGAAGGAGGATCAATTG GTTGCTGACTTCTGGAAGGAAGCTCACATACTTGGTCAACTCCACCACCCAAACATAGTTGCATTTTATGGTGTTGTAACAGATGGACCGCTGAATAACTTGGCAACTGTGACAGAGTACATGGTGAATGGCTCTCTAAAACAAGTTCTGAGGAGAAAGGATCG AACAATTGATCGTCGGAAGAGGATAATTTTGGCAATGGATGCTGCTTTTGGGATGGAATATCTACATGAAAAGAACATTGTCCACTTTGACCTGAAATCTCATAATTTGCTTGTGAATATGAAGGATCCTCAGCGACCGGTGTGCAAG ATTGGTGATTTAggcttatcaaaaattaaacAGCGGACCCTTATCTCTGGTGGAGTACGAGGAACCATACCTTGGATGGCACCTGAACTCTTGCATAGTAAGAGCAACATGGTAACGGAGAAG CGGGCATAA
- the LOC110599657 gene encoding uncharacterized protein LOC110599657 isoform X8, protein MKEPPASRFRRKPTANASAAPSRMIKLICSFNGAFHFRPPSNKLRYIGGETRIVSVDRNIGLFKLLNKMSDLCPNLRSFSLKYQLPMSGRAGDPELDSETDVPLVSIASDEDVRCMIEEYDKLELYGKHARLWIFVCNDGDQSDVHYDNYNNGNSGFVKGNGEFWVDNPTNDALRGGAESCQAQFDGKAAKNPVKGVARFRYGDDSLRKIVLRQQLLGKQSEGIHNCGADSDHKYNHPFRDLAPETNASMPQGNLYQENMLGNRTGNANLRGSESSDRLVQYSGPRLLPLNPKDGNLHVETNSSTHCLSGKNFQVFGHGVGISNPLHSLRLKNMCDLPYAKQDSRILGQGAPSHLNRENIVPCAVVRALRTCNSQWGGNTYPAKSPFSTGGYQNGIRNNRCIMKESGNQRVYPYQVRSHRNFPAEMGNHRSTRLDGRLSAVKCYPGLRPNSTISKQGPSMRLYGSKQGGRTSMINSSLSKDNSSFSLSRGHGSAISQCGNSNAKDFSLPYHGEGVSVGNQSLLSPEAFATPSSCVEKTESQQDLLTGSPYEKNEVPYQSMYETITNELFTVDQQKVVNVSGLSNDLHHAIESAVECNTNLISTGRATNMFNNPKNGTPYFEVASSVDLLYNLSLSSSKGAETPACPSLASIAVSDSSLKPESNPLDIMGGQLSTGLEADKSNAVASNSTAPNAVSMEKDQEHEEDIQQDLLSGLSIDEKAETKEGTKCSKVIGGISSELAAFYTHLATRELQTIKNSDLEYIKELGSGAYGTVYYGKWKGSSVAIKRLKPSCFTGGSLKEDQLVADFWKEAHILGQLHHPNIVAFYGVVTDGPLNNLATVTEYMVNGSLKQVLRRKDRYSNLVTLFPLHC, encoded by the exons ATGAAAGAACCCCCAGCCTCTCGTTTCCGGCGGAAACCGACCGCCAATGCCTCCGCCGCACCATCAAGAATGATCAAGCTGATTTGCAGCTTCAATGGCGCTTTCCATTTTAGGCCACCCTCCAACAAACTCAGATACATTGGTGGCGAGACTCGTATCGTTTCCGTCGACCGGAATATCGGCCTTTTCAAGCTCCTTAACAAGATGTCCGATCTTTGCCCAAATTTGCGCTCTTTCTCGCTCAAGTACCAGCTCCCCATGTCCGGACGTGCGGGTGACCCGGAGTTAGATTCCGAAACGGATGTTCCTCTGGTCTCGATTGCCTCCGACGAAGATGTTAGGTGCATGATCGAGGAGTATGATAAGCTGGAGCTGTATGGTAAGCACGCTAGGCTGTGGATATTTGTGTGTAATGACGGTGATCAATCTGATGTTCATTACGACAACTACAATAACGGTAACAGTGGGTTTGTTAAGGGAAACGGCGAGTTTTGGGTCGATAATCCAACAAATGATGCTTTGAGAGGTGGGGCTGAGTCGTGTCAAGCACAGTTTGATGGTAAGGCGGCCAAGAATCCTGTGAAAGGTGTTGCCAGGTTCAGGTACGGTGATGATTCATTGAGAAAAATCGTTTTGAGGCAGCAATTACTCGGCAAACAATCGGAGGGAATTCACAATTGTGGTGCGGATAGTGATCATAAATATAATCACCCTTTTAGAGATTTAGCTCCTGAAACGAACGCTTCGATGCCACAAGGGAACCTGTATCAAGAGAACATGCTGGGTAACAGAACAGGGAATGCTAATTTGCGTGGAAGTGAGAGTAGTGATAGACTGGTGCAATATTCAGGCCCTCGCTTGCTTCCGTTGAACCCAAAGGATGGAAATTTGCACGTGGAAACGAATAGTTCCACGCATTGTTTGTCAGGGAAAAATTTTCAGGTCTTTGGTCATGGGGTGGGGATTTCGAATCCTTTGCATAGCTTGAGGTTGAAAAATATGTGTGATCTTCCTTATGCAAAGCAGGACTCACGGATCCTTGGGCAAGGGGCACCGAGTCATTTGAACAGGGAAAATATCGTGCCATGTGCTGTGGTTCGTGCTTTGCGGACTTGCAACAGTCAGTGGGGTGGGAACACCTATCCTGCCAAATCTCCCTTCTCTACCGGTGGTTATCAGAACGGAATCCGAAACAATCGGTGTATTATGAAAGAATCTGGAAATCAGCGGGTTTATCCATACCAGGTTCGGAGCCATAGGAATTTCCCAGCTGAGATGGGGAATCATCGAAGCACTAGATTGGACGGAAGGCTTTCAGCAGTGAAATGCTACCCTGGGCTAAGGCCAAATTCAACCATCTCAAAGCAGGGACCATCTATGAGATTATATGGCTCAAAGCAGGGAGGTAGAACGAGCATGATCAATTCAAGTTTAAGTAAGGATAACTCCTCCTTTAGCTTATCCAGAGGACATGGCTCCGCTATTTCACAGTGTGGAAATTCGAATGCCAAAGATTTTAGTTTACCTTATCATGGAGAAGGTGTTTCTGTTGGCAATCAATCTCTCTTGTCTCCTGAGGCTTTTGCGACACCATCATCATGTGTGGAGAAAACAGAGAGTCAACAAGATCTCTTGACTGGTTCACCATATGAAAAAAATGAAGTTCCATATCAGAGCATGTATGAGACCATTACAAATGAGCTATTCACAGTTGACCAGCAGAAGGTTGTTAACGTCTCTGGCTTATCAAACGATCTGCACCATGCCATTGAATCAGCTGTGGAATGCAATACCAATTTGATAAGTACAGGAAGGGCAACTAACATGTTCAACAATCCAAAGAATGGAACTCCTTATTTTGAAGTTGCTTCTTCGGTGGATCTTTTGTATAACTTGTCATTGTCATCATCCAAAGGGGCAGAAACTCCTGCCTGTCCTTCACTTGCCAGCATTGCTGTCAGTGATTCTTCATTGAAGCCCGAATCAAATCCTTTGGATATTATGGGTGGACAACTTAGCACAGGACTGGAAGCTGACAAATCAAATGCAGTGGCATCTAATTCCACTGCTCCTAATGCAGTTAGCATGGAAAAGGATCAGGAGCATGAAGAAGATATTCAACAGGACCTTCTGTCTGGTTTAAGCATCGATGAAAAG GCTGAGACTAAAGAAGGCACTAAATGCTCCAAGGTGATTGGTGGAATCTCTAGTGAATTGGCTGCATTTTATACTCATCTAGCTACTCGAGAGTTGCAG ACAATTAAAAATTCAGACCTGGAGTATATTAAAGAACTTGGTTCAGGCGCATATGGTACTGTCTACTATGGAAAATGGAAGGGTTCTAGTGTTGCCATCAAGAGGCTAAAACCAAGTTGCTTCACTGGAGGCTCATTGAAGGAGGATCAATTG GTTGCTGACTTCTGGAAGGAAGCTCACATACTTGGTCAACTCCACCACCCAAACATAGTTGCATTTTATGGTGTTGTAACAGATGGACCGCTGAATAACTTGGCAACTGTGACAGAGTACATGGTGAATGGCTCTCTAAAACAAGTTCTGAGGAGAAAGGATCGGTACAGTAATTTAGTTACTCTATTTCCATTACATTGTTG A